A window of the Brassica napus cultivar Da-Ae chromosome C5, Da-Ae, whole genome shotgun sequence genome harbors these coding sequences:
- the LOC125587510 gene encoding uncharacterized protein LOC125587510 → MWKQAIGCQEESRERETQQNLNDWEIQQPSLLEDEEHGVEQSSHKPSKPYSPNHSSLQAEHGGGAESGEARGGDEERDVEGRREKIRRRRLLQRHNNLPLTRNPKMLRSSLRIRIMVFLQSIRFC, encoded by the exons ATGTGGAAGCAGGCGATTGGGTGTCAAGAAgaaagcagagagagagagacgcaaCAAAACCTGAATGATTGGGAAATCCAACAACCATCTCTGCTTGAGGACGAAGAGCACGGCGTAGAGCAATCCAGTCACAAACCCTCTAAACCCTACTCTCCCAACCACTCCAGCCTCCAGGCAGAACACGGCGGCGGAGCAGAATCCGGCGAAGCCCGTGGCGGAGACGAAGAACGCGATGTGGAGGGGAGACGCGAGAAGATCCGCAGAAGGCGTCTTCTTCAACGTCACAACAACCTTCCTCTGACAAGAAACCCGAAGATGCTGAGATCAAGCCTCAG GATTCGGATCATGGTGTTTCTCCAAAGTATCCGGTTTTGCTAG